Proteins encoded within one genomic window of Sphingomonas cannabina:
- a CDS encoding agmatine deiminase family protein: MTRPPPPEWAPHKAVWIGFPSHPELWERDLEPAQAEVAAFARAVHADGRGEKVLLVAANIEAAETAERLAPFAGVVMEPFGDIWLRDTAAIVTGDGTARDFRFNGWGGKYDLPGDEDIGARLAAQRGIETEACDWILEGGAIDGDGTGLIVTTEQCLLNRNRNPGMSRAEVEERLKRDLGITSVLWLGEGLLNDHTDGHVDNLARFVAPGVLAIPEAFENDPNWRVYQAAAETAERFGHIEVARVPSPGRVLSREEEIIPASYMNFYIGNASVVVPLYGQPNDQAAVAAFGRIFPDREVVGLRADHILTGGGSFHCISQQIPRTR, translated from the coding sequence ATGACTCGTCCCCCTCCTCCCGAATGGGCGCCGCACAAGGCGGTATGGATCGGTTTCCCCAGCCATCCCGAGCTGTGGGAGCGCGATCTCGAACCGGCTCAGGCGGAGGTCGCGGCGTTCGCGCGCGCGGTCCACGCGGACGGGCGCGGCGAGAAGGTGCTCCTGGTCGCCGCCAATATCGAGGCAGCCGAGACGGCGGAGCGGCTCGCGCCCTTCGCCGGCGTGGTGATGGAGCCGTTCGGCGACATCTGGCTGCGCGACACTGCCGCGATCGTCACCGGCGACGGCACTGCGCGCGATTTCCGCTTCAACGGCTGGGGCGGCAAATATGACCTCCCCGGCGACGAGGACATTGGTGCGCGGCTCGCGGCGCAGCGCGGCATCGAGACCGAGGCGTGCGACTGGATCCTCGAGGGCGGCGCGATCGACGGTGACGGCACCGGCCTGATCGTCACCACCGAGCAATGCCTGCTCAACCGCAACCGCAATCCCGGCATGAGCCGCGCCGAGGTCGAGGAGCGGCTGAAGCGCGATCTCGGCATCACCTCGGTGCTGTGGCTGGGCGAGGGGCTGCTCAACGACCATACCGACGGGCATGTCGACAATCTCGCCCGGTTCGTGGCGCCGGGCGTGCTTGCGATTCCTGAAGCGTTCGAGAACGACCCCAACTGGCGCGTCTACCAGGCCGCCGCCGAGACCGCCGAGCGCTTCGGCCATATCGAAGTCGCCCGCGTACCCTCGCCCGGCCGGGTGCTGAGCCGCGAGGAGGAGATCATCCCGGCGAGCTACATGAACTTCTACATCGGCAATGCGAGCGTGGTGGTGCCGCTCTACGGCCAGCCCAACGACCAGGCGGCGGTGGCGGCGTTCGGCCGGATTTTCCCGGACCGCGAGGTTGTCGGGCTGCGCGCCGATCATATCTTGACCGGCGGCGGCAGCTTCCACTGCATTTCGCAACAGATTCCGAGAACCCGATGA
- the aguB gene encoding N-carbamoylputrescine amidase — translation MTEITVGALQLAFTDDIDANVARVSAMVREAAGKGAQVVLPPELFEGEYFCRVEDEGLFANAKPVGEHKAVQAMQALAAELRIHIPTSFFEADGPHYYNSLAMIGPDGKVAGVYRKSHIPDGPGYEEKFYFRPGNTGFKVWDGPGATLGVGVCWDQWYPETARAMMLMGAEVLFYPTAIGSEPHDPGLDTARLWRRAMVGHAVSNVVPVVAANRVGTEHGQTFYGTSFITDERGDILAELGREEEGVITATLDLDRVKRHRAAFGFFRDRRPELYGRLVQDV, via the coding sequence ATGACCGAGATCACCGTCGGCGCGCTCCAGCTCGCCTTCACCGACGATATCGATGCGAATGTCGCGCGCGTCTCCGCGATGGTGCGCGAGGCGGCGGGGAAGGGCGCGCAGGTGGTGTTGCCGCCCGAGCTGTTCGAGGGCGAATATTTCTGCCGCGTCGAGGACGAGGGGCTGTTCGCCAACGCGAAGCCGGTCGGCGAGCACAAGGCGGTCCAGGCGATGCAGGCGCTCGCCGCGGAGCTTCGCATCCATATCCCGACCAGCTTCTTCGAGGCGGACGGGCCGCATTACTACAACAGCCTCGCGATGATCGGCCCCGACGGAAAGGTTGCCGGCGTCTATCGCAAGAGCCACATCCCCGACGGCCCGGGCTACGAGGAGAAATTCTACTTCCGCCCCGGCAACACCGGCTTCAAGGTGTGGGACGGGCCTGGCGCGACGCTGGGCGTCGGCGTGTGCTGGGACCAATGGTATCCCGAAACCGCGCGCGCGATGATGCTGATGGGCGCCGAAGTGCTGTTCTACCCGACCGCGATCGGCAGCGAACCACATGATCCGGGCCTCGACACCGCGCGGTTGTGGCGCCGGGCGATGGTGGGGCACGCGGTGTCGAACGTGGTGCCGGTGGTCGCCGCCAACCGCGTCGGTACCGAGCATGGGCAGACCTTCTACGGCACCAGCTTCATCACCGACGAGCGCGGCGACATCCTCGCCGAGCTGGGCCGGGAGGAGGAGGGCGTGATCACCGCGACGCTCGACCTCGACCGCGTCAAGCGCCACCGCGCCGCCTTCGGCTTCTTCCGCGATCGCCGGCCGGAGCTGTATGGCCGGCTGGTGCAGGACGTGTGA
- a CDS encoding lasso peptide biosynthesis B2 protein, with protein sequence MIEACLTLAAASLLVKCLPFRRIARLAAHPPAGRAPVDRKQAADTVAWAVRAAAKRARFRAVCIEQGLAAQWMLRRRGIAATMHYGVAQDPARGLIAHVWVRIGEHDVIGGETAGRFTPLARFPDAPPLPG encoded by the coding sequence TTGATCGAGGCATGCCTGACGCTCGCCGCCGCCTCGTTGCTGGTGAAGTGCCTGCCATTCCGTCGGATCGCCCGGCTTGCAGCGCATCCGCCCGCCGGACGCGCGCCGGTCGATCGGAAACAGGCCGCCGATACCGTCGCCTGGGCGGTGCGCGCAGCGGCGAAGCGCGCCCGCTTCCGCGCGGTCTGCATCGAGCAGGGGCTCGCTGCGCAATGGATGCTGCGCCGTCGCGGCATCGCGGCGACGATGCACTATGGCGTCGCACAGGATCCGGCACGCGGCCTTATCGCGCATGTCTGGGTGCGGATCGGCGAGCATGACGTGATCGGCGGCGAGACCGCCGGCCGCTTCACGCCGCTCGCGCGTTTCCCCGATGCGCCGCCGCTGCCCGGCTGA
- a CDS encoding asparagine synthetase B family protein has translation MSICGRAATDPDAPLPIDRTLRAVTIGSARTARQWSAGGVRLAAADDAALATAPGEYAALFDGQLHNAAEVIAALGPGAPARSGPAELALAAYRRWGEDFADRLIGDYACAVWDGESRRLALATDPGEMRPLFYWIGPHGELRFASEMGALWSEGDVPRSLDEDRICEWLTLLPMEAGRTLFSGIARVTGGSAAVWEAGRSRTTRWWRPERLPTLRLRDDDYPRAVLACLEEAVACRIAGDERIGSHLSGGLDSSGVTALAARRLAGEGRSLTAFTAAPDHSFIERPGRFGDEWGHAARVAAMHANIEHVRISNTDTPLEEVLDRRTQVQDVPLLNLSNTVWGSAIDREARDRRIGVMLIGQMGNMSFSYDGGELLGMEMRRGRIDRVAATLLAIRRAQHWRWATLAGAFADAAFPDLARRLRKLVGKGPPEFFDCCAINRDFLRARGREGEVLAYGGDLRRLSGGDSRMLRLGVLARSSIRGDFARTSRRLYGVDTRDPTIDRRLFELCLTIPEEQFLHHGVHRSLARRALRGIIPDLLVDEYRKGLQAADWAHGFEAALSGLKAEVARLRESRGSTKWIDLDRVQRMLDAWPGADAAGRLMATEYTTAVSRAIATGRFIRKIEGGNA, from the coding sequence ATGAGCATCTGCGGCCGCGCCGCGACCGATCCCGACGCCCCGCTGCCGATCGACCGCACGCTTCGCGCGGTCACGATCGGATCGGCGCGCACAGCGCGGCAATGGAGCGCGGGCGGCGTTCGGCTGGCGGCCGCCGACGATGCCGCGCTGGCAACCGCGCCGGGCGAATACGCCGCGCTGTTCGACGGGCAGCTCCACAATGCGGCGGAGGTGATCGCGGCGCTCGGGCCGGGTGCGCCGGCACGCAGCGGCCCCGCCGAGCTCGCGCTCGCCGCCTATCGGCGTTGGGGCGAGGACTTCGCCGATCGCCTGATCGGGGACTATGCCTGCGCGGTCTGGGATGGGGAATCCCGCCGTTTGGCGCTCGCGACCGATCCCGGCGAGATGCGGCCGCTGTTCTACTGGATCGGCCCCCACGGCGAGCTGCGCTTCGCGAGCGAGATGGGGGCGCTGTGGAGCGAGGGCGACGTCCCCCGCAGCCTCGACGAGGACCGCATCTGCGAATGGCTGACGCTGCTGCCGATGGAGGCGGGCCGCACGCTCTTTTCCGGCATTGCGCGCGTGACCGGCGGCAGCGCGGCGGTCTGGGAGGCGGGCAGGTCGCGCACCACCCGCTGGTGGCGGCCCGAACGGCTGCCGACATTGCGCCTTCGCGACGACGACTATCCTCGCGCCGTGCTGGCTTGTCTGGAGGAAGCGGTCGCCTGCCGCATCGCCGGCGACGAGCGTATCGGCAGCCATCTGAGCGGCGGGCTCGACAGCAGCGGAGTGACCGCGCTCGCCGCCCGGCGCCTGGCCGGCGAAGGACGCAGCCTGACCGCCTTCACGGCAGCGCCCGACCACAGCTTCATCGAGCGGCCCGGGCGTTTCGGCGACGAATGGGGTCATGCCGCCCGGGTCGCGGCGATGCACGCCAATATCGAGCACGTCCGCATCTCGAACACCGACACCCCGTTGGAGGAAGTGCTCGACCGCCGCACCCAGGTGCAGGACGTGCCATTGCTCAATCTCTCCAACACCGTCTGGGGCAGCGCGATCGACCGCGAAGCGCGCGATCGGCGGATCGGCGTGATGCTGATCGGGCAGATGGGCAACATGAGCTTCAGCTACGACGGCGGCGAACTGCTGGGCATGGAGATGCGCCGCGGCCGCATCGACCGGGTGGCGGCGACGCTGCTTGCTATCCGCCGAGCGCAGCATTGGCGCTGGGCGACGCTGGCGGGTGCGTTCGCCGATGCCGCATTCCCCGACCTCGCGCGGCGGCTGCGCAAGCTGGTCGGCAAAGGTCCGCCCGAGTTCTTCGATTGCTGCGCGATCAACCGCGATTTCCTGCGCGCGCGCGGCCGCGAGGGGGAGGTGCTCGCCTATGGCGGCGACCTTCGGCGCCTCAGCGGCGGCGACAGTCGGATGCTGCGCCTCGGCGTGCTCGCCCGCAGCAGCATCCGCGGCGATTTCGCGCGGACCAGCCGACGCCTTTATGGCGTCGATACGCGCGATCCGACGATCGACCGGCGCCTGTTCGAGCTGTGCCTCACCATTCCCGAGGAACAGTTCCTCCACCACGGCGTGCATCGCTCGTTGGCGCGCCGGGCGCTGCGCGGCATCATTCCCGATTTGCTGGTCGACGAATATCGCAAGGGGCTGCAGGCGGCCGACTGGGCGCATGGCTTCGAGGCGGCGCTGTCGGGGCTCAAGGCGGAGGTCGCGCGGCTGCGCGAGAGCCGGGGGTCGACGAAGTGGATCGACCTCGACCGCGTCCAGCGCATGTTGGATGCCTGGCCGGGCGCCGATGCGGCCGGGCGGCTGATGGCGACCGAATATACCACCGCCGTCAGCCGCGCGATCGCTACCGGCCGCTTCATCCGCAAGATCGAAGGAGGCAACGCCTGA
- a CDS encoding MarR family transcriptional regulator, with protein MTLARSTVLYWLDQSTEVMTQRELADIVGIEGPTLVRQLHALEAQGLIERVPVAHDRRAKGIRLTESARPLLDTLNKVSRATADEFLAKLDRRRLGSATKLLREARESLS; from the coding sequence ATGACGCTGGCACGATCGACCGTGCTCTACTGGCTCGACCAGTCGACCGAGGTGATGACGCAGCGCGAGCTGGCCGACATCGTGGGGATCGAAGGACCGACGCTGGTGCGCCAGCTCCACGCGCTCGAGGCGCAGGGGCTGATCGAGCGGGTGCCGGTCGCCCATGATCGGCGCGCCAAGGGCATCCGCCTCACCGAGAGCGCAAGGCCGCTGCTCGACACGCTCAACAAGGTCAGCCGCGCGACGGCCGACGAGTTCCTGGCGAAGCTCGACAGGCGCCGGCTGGGCAGTGCGACCAAATTGCTCCGCGAAGCGCGGGAATCGCTGAGCTAG
- a CDS encoding GcrA family cell cycle regulator produces MSWSEERIETLKTMWEAGQTASQIAEALGGVSRNAVIGKAHRLGLQPRPSPVKPNEPDAAPAPVKAAPAPAPAPAAEAPAAPAAPRAAAPEPRPAPDQPVLRSVGPGGFVRQNPGEQAPPIAPAPPRRLVPAKPSEAIAGKTTLLDLNDKICKWPIGHPGEPDFHFCGDKVNPGFPYCVAHCGHAYQAQLPRRDRRPPPPLPYGGPRVR; encoded by the coding sequence ATGAGCTGGAGCGAAGAGCGGATCGAGACGCTGAAGACGATGTGGGAAGCGGGCCAGACCGCGAGCCAGATCGCCGAGGCGCTGGGCGGGGTCAGCCGCAATGCGGTGATCGGCAAGGCGCATCGCCTGGGCCTGCAGCCGCGCCCGTCGCCGGTGAAGCCCAACGAGCCCGACGCGGCGCCAGCCCCGGTGAAGGCCGCACCTGCACCTGCGCCCGCGCCTGCCGCCGAGGCTCCGGCCGCTCCCGCCGCGCCGCGTGCGGCTGCACCGGAGCCGCGCCCTGCGCCCGACCAGCCGGTGCTGCGCTCGGTCGGCCCGGGCGGCTTCGTCCGCCAGAACCCTGGCGAGCAGGCCCCGCCGATCGCCCCCGCGCCGCCGCGCCGCCTGGTGCCGGCCAAGCCCAGTGAGGCGATCGCCGGCAAGACCACGCTGCTCGATCTCAACGACAAGATCTGCAAATGGCCGATCGGTCACCCCGGCGAGCCCGACTTCCACTTCTGCGGCGACAAGGTGAACCCCGGCTTCCCCTATTGCGTCGCGCATTGCGGCCATGCCTATCAGGCGCAACTGCCCCGCCGCGACCGCCGTCCGCCGCCGCCGCTGCCCTACGGCGGCCCGCGCGTGCGCTGA
- a CDS encoding ABC transporter permease, which produces MADQPQPVQNPLIPAPGVPVIRNVNWGGLRALYIKEVRRFFKVQLQTIWAPSVTNLLYLAVFTVAVGARSPVHVGGAQVPFADFVAPGLIVMGMLTNAFANSSFSLLVGKIQGTIVDYLMPPLSTSELLAALVGGAVTRAFMVGAAIWAAMMLWPGVHVIPAHPLAVLWFGFLGALFLSLIGVLTSIWAEKFDHSAAVTNFVVGPLTLLSGTFYSVDKLAPAFQLVSHLNPFFYIISGFRYGFIGHSDSPLWVGSAVVLLLDVVLGLVCYALLRKGWKIKS; this is translated from the coding sequence ATGGCCGACCAGCCCCAGCCCGTGCAAAATCCCTTGATCCCCGCCCCTGGCGTGCCCGTCATCCGGAACGTCAATTGGGGCGGTCTTCGAGCCCTCTATATCAAGGAGGTGCGCCGCTTCTTCAAGGTCCAGCTCCAGACGATCTGGGCGCCTTCGGTCACCAACCTCCTGTATCTCGCGGTTTTCACCGTCGCGGTCGGCGCGCGCAGCCCCGTGCATGTCGGCGGCGCCCAGGTGCCCTTCGCCGATTTCGTCGCGCCCGGGCTGATCGTGATGGGGATGCTGACCAACGCCTTCGCCAATTCGAGCTTCTCGCTGCTGGTCGGCAAGATCCAGGGGACGATCGTCGATTATCTGATGCCGCCGCTCTCCACGTCGGAACTGCTGGCGGCGCTGGTCGGCGGGGCGGTGACGCGCGCGTTCATGGTCGGGGCCGCCATCTGGGCGGCGATGATGCTGTGGCCCGGCGTGCACGTCATACCCGCGCATCCGCTGGCGGTGCTGTGGTTCGGCTTTCTCGGCGCGCTGTTCCTCTCGCTGATCGGCGTGCTGACGTCGATCTGGGCGGAGAAGTTCGACCATTCGGCGGCGGTCACCAACTTCGTGGTCGGTCCGCTGACCCTGCTGTCGGGCACCTTCTATTCGGTCGACAAGCTCGCGCCCGCCTTCCAGCTGGTCAGCCACCTCAACCCGTTCTTCTACATCATCTCGGGCTTCCGCTACGGCTTCATCGGCCATTCCGATTCGCCGCTGTGGGTCGGCAGCGCCGTGGTGCTGCTGCTCGACGTCGTGCTCGGTCTCGTCTGCTACGCGCTGCTGCGCAAGGGGTGGAAGATCAAGAGCTGA